From the genome of Sphingomonas sp. HMP6, one region includes:
- a CDS encoding TonB-dependent receptor domain-containing protein, producing MISHRLRQATALGSAAFVATLMASATPALAQTSPTTSTIPPAPSDQAEAQDETNIVVTGSRIRRPGLDSSVPVTTISGQAFFETGSTSVGDTLNDLPALRSTFSQANSTRFLGTAGLNLLDLRGLGTQRTLVLVNGRRHVASDVLSNATSVDVNTIPTDLIDRVDVVTGGDSAVYGSDALAGVVNFVLKDHYEGVQIRAQGGISQHADAGSNFVSVLAGKNFADGRGNIAIALEYAHQEDFYASDRAEYRSVSGFVQVRNTGAVGSPQSIFVNDIRNGVYTNAGTFLTYFGGSSYTPVIFQPNGTLVQQTGTPVGLAPTPSYIGGNGDNFRDGTQFAFRPRLDRYSANLIGHFEISPAFVPFVEASFTRTKSFGSASGPFFTNALGERFRTDNPYLSNQARGIIRDYYGDYNGATDPVTGASIGDGINDADQNGFGFYKNAVDLTNRTEAARRDTYRIVAGVKGNFNNDWHYEVSANYGQFNEHTQINGNVNLQRYFLSIDAVDQGLARGGVANGNIVCRASVSPAAAAAANAGAIGAGVNAAYANAQLAGDVAACVPVNLFGSGKVTSASQNYLLQNSIADGKLTQFVASAFVNGDTSGFFNLPGGPVGFAVGAEYRRETNFYQQDVATASAATFYNAIPLFNPPSFEVKEAYAEVRVPIFKDLPFIKELTVNGAARVADYKGNTGTVYSYNGGVEYAPVSGLRFRGNYSRAVRAPNLSDQFTPLGQNFFGFSDPCALRNRASGSQFRAANCAAAGVPAAYDFVYQSTPGYLSGGNPSLQAEKSDSYTIGGVFQPKFVPGFSFSADYYNITVNNVINTPGAQAIINACYDLPTLNNQFCGAFQRDTTRPLTQGQYVNNSLAATPLNYAKLVVSGIDFDIGYEHTFGNIGKFSIHGIYTMALQASNFLDPTNPTFEDRTLSELGDPQNSFNLDISLKHGPLTLGYKMQYLDKMTNGAYERYFSVQGRAPTNPNAVAPEYKLYPVITYHNVRAELDVSTKFNVYLGVDNVFDQLPPFGLSGAGGGSAIYPNVGRYLYTGVQAKF from the coding sequence ATGATTTCTCACCGCCTTCGGCAGGCCACCGCTCTGGGATCTGCCGCGTTCGTGGCGACGCTGATGGCGTCGGCGACGCCTGCGCTCGCCCAGACCAGCCCGACGACTTCGACCATCCCGCCCGCTCCGTCTGATCAGGCCGAGGCGCAGGATGAAACGAATATCGTTGTAACGGGATCGCGCATTCGCCGCCCTGGCCTCGATTCCTCCGTTCCGGTCACGACGATCTCCGGCCAGGCCTTTTTCGAAACCGGCTCAACCTCGGTCGGCGACACGCTGAATGATCTGCCCGCTTTGCGCAGCACGTTCAGCCAGGCGAACTCGACACGCTTCCTCGGTACCGCTGGCTTGAACCTGCTCGATCTCCGCGGCTTGGGTACGCAACGCACGCTCGTGCTCGTAAACGGCCGCCGCCACGTGGCTTCGGACGTTTTGTCAAATGCTACCTCCGTCGACGTGAATACGATCCCGACCGACCTGATCGATCGGGTCGATGTGGTAACGGGCGGCGATTCGGCAGTGTACGGTTCGGATGCGCTCGCGGGCGTGGTCAACTTCGTCCTCAAGGATCACTATGAAGGCGTGCAGATCCGCGCCCAGGGAGGGATCAGCCAGCATGCCGACGCCGGCAGCAATTTCGTAAGCGTTCTCGCTGGCAAGAACTTCGCCGATGGTCGCGGCAATATCGCGATCGCGCTGGAATATGCCCATCAAGAGGATTTCTACGCGAGCGACCGCGCAGAATACCGGTCCGTCAGCGGCTTCGTTCAAGTGCGCAACACGGGCGCCGTCGGGTCGCCGCAGTCGATTTTCGTCAACGATATCCGCAACGGGGTCTATACCAACGCGGGCACATTCCTGACCTACTTCGGCGGCTCCAGCTACACCCCGGTCATCTTTCAGCCGAACGGCACGCTCGTCCAGCAGACCGGAACTCCGGTTGGGCTAGCACCGACGCCAAGCTATATCGGTGGTAATGGCGACAATTTCCGCGACGGTACGCAGTTTGCGTTCCGGCCTCGCCTGGACCGTTACAGCGCCAATCTGATTGGCCATTTCGAAATCAGCCCAGCGTTCGTACCGTTCGTTGAAGCGAGCTTTACGCGGACCAAATCCTTTGGCAGCGCATCGGGACCGTTCTTTACCAACGCTCTTGGTGAGCGGTTTCGGACCGACAACCCCTATTTGAGTAACCAGGCGCGTGGCATCATCCGCGATTATTATGGTGACTATAATGGGGCCACCGATCCGGTCACTGGCGCTTCGATCGGTGACGGCATCAACGACGCCGACCAGAACGGGTTCGGTTTTTACAAGAACGCGGTCGACCTGACCAACCGTACGGAAGCTGCGCGGCGCGACACATATCGTATCGTGGCCGGGGTAAAGGGCAACTTCAATAACGACTGGCACTATGAAGTGTCCGCCAATTACGGCCAGTTCAACGAACACACACAGATCAATGGCAACGTAAACCTCCAGCGCTATTTCCTGTCGATCGACGCGGTTGATCAGGGGCTTGCGCGCGGCGGTGTCGCGAACGGCAACATCGTGTGTCGGGCCTCAGTCAGCCCAGCCGCCGCAGCGGCGGCGAATGCCGGCGCGATTGGTGCGGGCGTAAACGCAGCCTATGCCAACGCACAACTTGCGGGCGATGTGGCCGCGTGCGTGCCCGTCAATTTGTTCGGAAGCGGAAAGGTGACGAGCGCGTCGCAGAATTATCTGCTCCAGAATTCGATCGCCGATGGCAAACTCACCCAGTTTGTCGCCAGCGCGTTCGTCAATGGCGACACGAGCGGTTTCTTCAACTTGCCCGGCGGCCCGGTCGGCTTCGCGGTCGGTGCCGAATATCGCCGCGAGACCAATTTCTACCAGCAAGACGTCGCGACTGCATCGGCTGCGACATTCTACAATGCGATTCCGCTCTTCAATCCGCCTTCGTTCGAAGTGAAGGAGGCGTATGCGGAAGTTCGAGTGCCGATCTTCAAGGATTTGCCGTTCATCAAGGAATTGACGGTGAATGGTGCGGCGCGTGTGGCAGACTATAAGGGCAACACGGGTACCGTTTATTCGTACAATGGCGGCGTCGAATACGCACCGGTAAGCGGTCTTCGCTTCCGTGGTAACTACTCGCGAGCCGTGCGCGCGCCAAACTTGTCCGATCAGTTCACGCCGCTTGGCCAGAACTTTTTTGGCTTTTCCGACCCGTGCGCGTTGCGCAATCGCGCTTCGGGCTCGCAGTTCCGCGCCGCGAATTGCGCGGCGGCGGGCGTTCCCGCCGCTTACGATTTCGTCTATCAATCGACGCCAGGCTATCTTTCGGGGGGCAACCCATCGCTGCAGGCCGAAAAATCGGATTCGTACACGATCGGCGGCGTGTTCCAGCCCAAGTTCGTACCGGGATTTTCCTTCTCGGCCGATTATTACAACATCACGGTCAACAACGTGATCAACACCCCCGGCGCCCAGGCGATCATCAACGCGTGTTACGATTTGCCAACACTCAACAACCAGTTCTGCGGCGCTTTCCAGCGCGACACGACACGACCGCTGACCCAAGGCCAGTATGTCAACAACAGCCTTGCAGCGACGCCACTTAACTATGCAAAGTTGGTGGTCAGCGGTATCGACTTCGATATCGGTTACGAGCACACGTTCGGGAATATTGGCAAGTTCTCGATCCATGGCATCTACACGATGGCGCTCCAGGCAAGCAATTTCCTCGATCCAACCAACCCGACCTTCGAAGATCGCACGCTTTCCGAACTCGGCGATCCTCAGAACAGCTTCAATCTGGATATATCGTTGAAGCATGGCCCGCTCACGCTCGGCTACAAAATGCAGTATCTCGATAAGATGACGAATGGCGCCTATGAACGGTATTTCAGTGTTCAGGGTCGCGCACCGACCAACCCCAACGCGGTTGCACCGGAATATAAGCTCTATCCTGTGATTACCTATCACAATGTTCGGGCAGAACTGGACGTAAGCACGAAATTCAACGTGTATTTGGGTGTCGATAACGTCTTCGACCAGCTCCCACCCTTTGGTCTGTCCGGTGCGGGCGGCGGGAGTGCGATTTATCCGAACGTCGGGCGGTACCTGTATACAGGTGTCCAAGCGAAGTTCTGA
- a CDS encoding sensor histidine kinase: MLASAPALALIVRADGRLECPPRLADWLGLTTPPRYLDDLTAKGGGQGGGLPPGDTAALSADIAAAQKSGRPFSRAVRAQGSARALMLRGSRAARDVQAPGGVIVWVFDATESEAEIARLDAAVAEATTYYEELSGVIQAAPMPMWYRGADLRLAMVNSHYVAAVEGASEQDVIARGLELVEGSGVGGPLASAVLARDAKAVQSQAMPATIRGERRMLRVYDAPLSTGGVAGFAIDIEDLEQARARLKRFDDAQRAMLDRLSAGVVQFAADRSLVFCNQPFRRLFAMKSEWLADRPEFDRVLERMRETQRLPEVRDFPGWKSERRDWFLAAGGGQEEEWHLPGGVHLRVVAQPLPDGGLLLIFEDRTEQVQLASARDTLLRVRTATFENLFEALGVFAADGRLQLWNNKFRTMWGFDEAFLVTHPRVDALAEVAARQLANPARSVLIGDLVRAATVERQQRGGRVAFKDGRHFEFAAVPLPDGNGLFTMLDISDSRRIETALRDRNEALEAADRIKTAFVATMSYELRTPLTSISGFAEMLNEGYAGKLTKAASGYVEAILESVERLGMLVDEVLDLTQAEGKQPVLEMLEVELDGVARAAADTVAPLAKKRALDFAIEILPSTGATKGDAKRLQQVIEHLLRHAVTGASEGGRVLLHTDGTAAAARIVVSDDGAGMSGPSLARAFDRFGQPGITRSGERALGLGLPLAKQFVEAHGGTIELLSEPGQGTLITVTLPRR, from the coding sequence ATGCTGGCTTCTGCCCCGGCACTTGCGCTTATCGTGCGTGCTGACGGGCGGCTCGAGTGTCCGCCGCGGCTCGCGGATTGGCTTGGGCTGACGACGCCGCCGCGCTATCTCGATGACCTTACGGCAAAGGGTGGCGGGCAGGGCGGCGGGCTGCCGCCCGGGGATACCGCAGCACTTTCCGCCGACATCGCTGCTGCCCAGAAATCGGGTCGCCCGTTCTCGCGGGCGGTGCGAGCGCAAGGTTCGGCGCGCGCGCTGATGTTGCGTGGGAGCCGCGCCGCGCGCGACGTGCAGGCGCCGGGCGGCGTGATCGTGTGGGTGTTCGACGCGACCGAGAGCGAGGCCGAGATCGCGCGGCTTGACGCTGCGGTGGCGGAGGCGACGACCTATTATGAGGAGCTTAGCGGGGTCATTCAGGCGGCCCCGATGCCGATGTGGTATCGCGGTGCCGACTTGCGCCTCGCCATGGTCAATTCGCATTATGTCGCGGCGGTAGAGGGCGCGTCGGAGCAGGACGTCATCGCGCGCGGGTTGGAACTGGTCGAGGGTTCGGGCGTCGGCGGGCCGCTGGCGAGTGCGGTGCTGGCGCGCGATGCCAAGGCTGTCCAATCGCAGGCGATGCCAGCGACGATCCGCGGTGAACGGCGGATGCTGCGCGTCTATGATGCGCCGCTGTCGACCGGCGGTGTGGCCGGGTTCGCGATCGATATCGAGGATTTGGAGCAAGCGCGGGCGCGGCTGAAGCGCTTCGACGATGCGCAGCGTGCGATGCTCGACCGGCTTTCGGCGGGCGTCGTTCAATTCGCCGCCGACCGCAGCCTGGTGTTTTGCAATCAGCCGTTCCGGCGCCTGTTTGCGATGAAGAGCGAATGGCTCGCCGACCGGCCTGAATTTGATCGCGTGCTCGAACGGATGCGCGAAACGCAGCGGCTGCCCGAAGTGCGCGATTTTCCGGGCTGGAAGTCCGAGCGGCGCGACTGGTTCCTGGCGGCGGGCGGTGGGCAGGAGGAGGAATGGCATTTGCCCGGCGGCGTGCATCTGCGCGTTGTGGCGCAGCCGCTGCCCGACGGCGGTCTGCTGCTGATCTTCGAGGATCGCACCGAACAGGTGCAATTGGCCAGCGCGCGCGACACGTTGCTGCGCGTGCGCACTGCAACATTCGAGAATCTGTTCGAGGCGCTTGGCGTGTTCGCGGCGGATGGCCGGCTACAACTCTGGAACAACAAGTTCCGGACGATGTGGGGTTTCGACGAAGCGTTTCTGGTGACGCACCCGCGCGTCGATGCCCTGGCCGAGGTCGCGGCGCGGCAGCTAGCTAACCCGGCGCGGTCGGTGCTGATCGGCGATCTGGTGCGCGCGGCAACGGTCGAGCGGCAGCAGCGCGGTGGGCGTGTCGCGTTCAAGGACGGGCGGCATTTCGAATTTGCGGCCGTGCCGCTGCCCGACGGCAACGGACTGTTCACGATGCTCGATATCTCCGACAGCCGCAGGATCGAAACCGCGCTGCGCGATCGCAACGAGGCGCTGGAGGCGGCGGACCGGATCAAGACCGCGTTCGTCGCAACGATGAGCTATGAACTGCGGACCCCGCTGACCTCGATCAGCGGGTTCGCCGAGATGTTGAACGAGGGCTATGCCGGCAAATTGACCAAGGCGGCGTCGGGCTATGTCGAGGCGATCCTGGAATCGGTCGAGCGGCTGGGGATGCTGGTCGATGAAGTGCTCGATCTGACGCAGGCCGAGGGCAAGCAACCTGTGCTCGAAATGCTCGAGGTCGAGCTCGACGGCGTGGCGCGTGCGGCGGCGGATACGGTCGCACCGCTGGCGAAGAAGCGCGCGCTGGATTTTGCGATAGAGATTCTCCCCTCGACCGGCGCTACCAAGGGGGATGCCAAGCGCCTGCAACAGGTGATCGAGCACCTTCTCCGCCATGCCGTGACGGGCGCATCGGAAGGCGGGCGTGTCCTGCTCCACACGGACGGGACGGCGGCGGCGGCGCGGATCGTCGTGTCGGACGATGGGGCGGGGATGAGTGGCCCGTCGCTTGCGCGCGCGTTCGATCGATTCGGACAGCCGGGGATCACGCGGAGTGGTGAGCGTGCGCTCGGGCTTGGCTTGCCGCTGGCGAAGCAATTCGTCGAGGCGCATGGCGGGACGATCGAGCTGCTGTCCGAGCCTGGGCAGGGGACGCTGATCACGGTGACGTTGCCGCGGCGGTGA
- a CDS encoding type II toxin-antitoxin system CcdA family antitoxin: MAIRVSRRDEAPAIRRATNVSLDTKLVAAAKDYGINVSRACEEGLAKQISAERNRRWQEENKDAIEASNAWVEKHGLPLEKYRLF, translated from the coding sequence ATGGCGATTCGAGTTTCCCGGCGGGACGAAGCCCCGGCTATTCGGCGTGCGACCAACGTGTCGCTCGATACCAAATTGGTCGCGGCGGCGAAGGACTATGGCATCAATGTCTCGCGTGCGTGCGAGGAAGGGCTGGCCAAGCAAATCTCGGCAGAACGCAACCGCCGCTGGCAGGAGGAGAATAAGGACGCGATTGAGGCTTCCAACGCTTGGGTTGAAAAGCACGGTCTGCCGTTGGAAAAATATCGGCTCTTCTGA
- a CDS encoding CcdB family protein: protein MARFDVHQSADGRGYLLDCQTDYLSGLDTRLMVPLFLLEAYPTPAARLNPVFRVQDTDVVMMTQYAAAMRKRDIPPKVGWLAHQQDAIMNALDMLLTGY, encoded by the coding sequence ATGGCGCGGTTCGATGTGCATCAAAGCGCTGACGGACGCGGGTATCTGCTCGATTGCCAGACCGATTATTTGTCTGGTCTCGACACGCGCCTGATGGTGCCGCTGTTCCTGCTGGAGGCGTATCCAACACCGGCGGCGAGGCTCAATCCGGTTTTTCGCGTCCAGGACACTGACGTCGTGATGATGACCCAATATGCCGCTGCAATGCGAAAGCGCGACATTCCGCCCAAGGTTGGGTGGCTGGCACATCAACAGGACGCCATCATGAACGCACTCGACATGCTGCTGACGGGCTATTGA
- the tsaE gene encoding tRNA (adenosine(37)-N6)-threonylcarbamoyltransferase complex ATPase subunit type 1 TsaE — protein MHLRDPEASEALGARLAALVAPGDVVTLSGPLGAGKTSIARGLLAALGLVGEAPSPSFAIVQPYAPPEVRLPVLHVDLYRIDDPDEIDEIGLDEAADDSVLLVEWPERAPGWWPDALALTLEMLPDGSRRLTAAVPPGWKDRWQQI, from the coding sequence ATGCACCTGCGCGATCCGGAGGCGAGCGAGGCGCTCGGTGCCCGGCTGGCGGCGCTCGTGGCACCCGGCGATGTCGTGACGCTGTCCGGTCCGCTCGGCGCGGGCAAAACGAGTATCGCGCGGGGCCTTCTTGCGGCGCTTGGGCTGGTCGGCGAGGCACCAAGTCCCAGCTTTGCGATTGTGCAGCCTTATGCCCCGCCGGAAGTGCGACTGCCCGTCCTCCACGTCGATCTGTACCGTATCGATGACCCTGATGAGATCGATGAGATCGGTCTGGACGAGGCGGCGGACGATTCGGTGCTGCTGGTCGAATGGCCCGAACGCGCGCCCGGCTGGTGGCCCGATGCCCTCGCGCTGACGCTGGAGATGCTGCCCGACGGAAGCCGTCGCTTGACAGCCGCGGTCCCGCCGGGCTGGAAGGACCGATGGCAGCAGATATGA
- a CDS encoding aminoglycoside phosphotransferase family protein yields the protein MTPPAAAAAFLAANGWDDADIVPVAGDASFRRYFRAVEPTRSAILMDAPPPHEDPRPFLNMARWLTGNGFAAPEIHGEDLDHGLVLLQDFGDVRMRETVDAEPSRELALYAAAIDILISLHTREAAALAPYGRAVLHREADLLTEWYCPAIGIEADQEAYSAAWDAVFDHALVGPKVTVLRDYHAENLMLIGPDTLGLLDFQDALAGHPAYDLVSLLQDARRDVSEDVEAAMLAHYKAAVATDPGFDAAYHVLGAQRNAKIVGIFTRLWQRDGKPRYPTLCPRVWRYLNRDLEHPALAPVKAWFDATIPQGLRGDPLALSSC from the coding sequence ATGACACCACCGGCGGCGGCGGCCGCGTTCCTGGCCGCGAACGGATGGGACGACGCAGACATTGTGCCGGTGGCGGGCGATGCCTCGTTCCGCCGGTATTTCAGGGCGGTGGAGCCAACGCGCAGCGCGATCCTGATGGATGCGCCGCCGCCGCACGAGGACCCGCGACCGTTTCTTAACATGGCGCGCTGGTTGACCGGTAACGGCTTTGCCGCGCCCGAGATTCATGGTGAAGATCTCGACCATGGGCTCGTCCTGTTGCAGGATTTCGGCGACGTCCGGATGCGCGAGACGGTCGATGCCGAACCGTCGCGCGAGCTGGCGCTCTATGCGGCGGCGATCGACATCCTGATTTCGCTTCATACGCGTGAGGCTGCCGCGCTGGCGCCCTATGGCCGCGCGGTCCTGCACCGCGAGGCCGATCTGCTGACCGAATGGTATTGCCCGGCGATCGGGATCGAGGCCGATCAGGAGGCCTATTCGGCGGCATGGGATGCGGTGTTCGACCATGCGCTGGTCGGCCCGAAAGTCACCGTTCTGCGCGATTACCATGCCGAAAATCTGATGCTGATCGGCCCCGATACGCTCGGTTTGCTCGATTTTCAGGACGCACTGGCGGGCCATCCGGCCTATGATCTGGTGTCTTTGCTGCAGGACGCACGGCGTGACGTAAGCGAGGATGTCGAGGCAGCGATGCTCGCGCACTACAAGGCTGCAGTTGCTACCGACCCCGGGTTCGATGCCGCCTATCACGTGCTCGGCGCGCAGCGGAACGCCAAGATCGTCGGCATCTTCACCCGGCTGTGGCAGCGCGACGGCAAGCCGCGCTATCCGACGCTGTGCCCGCGCGTTTGGCGCTATCTGAACCGCGATCTCGAGCATCCCGCGCTCGCACCGGTGAAGGCGTGGTTCGACGCGACGATCCCTCAAGGGCTGCGCGGTGATCCCCTGGCTTTGTCGTCATGCTGA
- a CDS encoding nucleotidyltransferase family protein: MLKPKRTLHIRPDPGGAVPKTAMVMAAGLGKRMRPLTATRPKPLVEVAGKPLIDHVFDRLRASGVERAVVNVHYLADALEAHLHNRVSGIDVVVSDERKRLMETGGGIVQARDLIGDAPFVVVNSDNLWVDGPSDAIRMLAARWDDATMDALLLMVPLARANHHGGQGDFRLAPDGRIIGRRQPGKLAPFVYTGVQILSPRVIVDWPEGPFSTMLFWERAIAAGRAYGLVHQGLWFDVGTPAAVGKTEAMLADG, encoded by the coding sequence ATGCTGAAACCCAAACGCACGCTCCACATCCGGCCCGATCCGGGTGGGGCGGTGCCGAAGACAGCGATGGTGATGGCCGCCGGCCTCGGCAAACGGATGCGCCCGCTGACCGCGACGCGTCCCAAGCCTTTGGTCGAGGTCGCGGGCAAACCGCTGATCGATCACGTGTTCGACCGGCTGCGCGCGAGCGGCGTCGAGCGCGCGGTGGTAAACGTCCATTATCTGGCCGACGCGCTGGAGGCGCATTTGCACAATCGCGTCTCGGGGATCGACGTGGTCGTCTCCGATGAACGCAAGCGGTTGATGGAAACCGGCGGTGGCATCGTGCAGGCGCGGGATCTTATCGGCGATGCGCCGTTCGTTGTCGTCAACAGCGACAATCTGTGGGTCGATGGCCCGTCCGATGCGATCCGCATGCTTGCCGCGCGGTGGGATGATGCGACGATGGACGCGCTGCTGCTAATGGTGCCGCTCGCCCGCGCGAACCACCACGGCGGGCAGGGTGATTTCCGGCTCGCCCCCGACGGGCGGATCATCGGGCGGCGGCAACCGGGCAAGCTGGCGCCGTTCGTCTATACTGGGGTGCAAATCCTTTCCCCACGCGTCATCGTGGATTGGCCGGAGGGGCCGTTCTCGACGATGCTGTTTTGGGAACGCGCGATTGCAGCCGGGCGCGCTTATGGCCTCGTCCATCAGGGGTTGTGGTTCGATGTCGGAACCCCCGCCGCGGTCGGCAAGACCGAGGCGATGCTGGCCGATGGCTGA